A portion of the Streptomyces sp. NBC_00376 genome contains these proteins:
- a CDS encoding ABC transporter permease, with translation MTTPTRTSPPVGPLEAVGSTLSLASRNITKLRKSPGAILDVTLQPLLMLFMFTLLFSGAIGGGDRDGYLQQLVPGLMVFSPLYVTIGTGVALCTDISKGFFDRLRSLPIARSAPLAGIVIGDVARYLVSVTVVLAVGTLMGFRVHTNPVAVLASVGLMIAFGLCICWMAILVGILLDSPAAVPGVLIGAVMPLSFGSNVFAAADSMPGWVQVWVNINPVTLMTDVNRALLLGEGQVMGPLLGGLAWMAGFVAVFFPLSMRAYRRRLGR, from the coding sequence ATGACGACCCCCACTCGTACGAGCCCTCCCGTGGGCCCCCTCGAAGCCGTCGGGAGCACACTGTCCCTGGCTTCCCGGAACATCACCAAGCTCAGGAAGAGTCCCGGGGCGATCCTCGACGTCACACTCCAGCCGCTGCTGATGCTGTTCATGTTCACGCTGCTGTTCAGCGGTGCCATCGGGGGCGGCGACCGGGACGGCTACCTTCAGCAACTGGTGCCCGGACTGATGGTGTTCAGCCCGCTCTACGTCACCATCGGCACCGGCGTCGCGTTGTGCACGGACATCTCCAAGGGTTTCTTCGACCGGCTGCGCAGCCTGCCGATCGCCCGGTCCGCCCCGCTCGCGGGCATCGTCATCGGCGATGTCGCCCGCTACCTCGTGTCGGTCACCGTGGTGCTGGCCGTCGGCACGCTCATGGGTTTCCGGGTGCACACCAATCCGGTGGCTGTCCTGGCCTCGGTCGGTCTCATGATCGCCTTCGGACTGTGCATCTGCTGGATGGCGATCCTGGTGGGCATCCTGCTCGACTCCCCGGCCGCCGTCCCCGGCGTCCTGATCGGCGCGGTCATGCCGCTGAGCTTCGGCAGCAACGTCTTCGCCGCCGCGGACTCCATGCCGGGCTGGGTACAGGTATGGGTGAACATCAACCCGGTCACCCTGATGACGGACGTCAACCGGGCACTACTGCTGGGCGAGGGACAGGTCATGGGCCCGCTGCTGGGAGGCCTGGCCTGGATGGCCGGCTTCGTGGCCGTCTTCTTCCCGTTGTCGATGCGCGCGTACCGCCGCCGGCTGGGCAGGTGA
- a CDS encoding ATP-binding cassette domain-containing protein translates to MPLAIEAEGLAKRYRETTALRDVDLAVPAGTVHGVLGPNGAGKTTAVRILATLLTPDAGRAVVGGYDVVRDPVGVRGIIGLTGQYAALDEELSAVENLTLIGRLLRLPAADARVRARELLADFGLAEAESRPVKTYSGGMRRRADLAASLVGRPSVLYLDEPTTGLDPHSRNEVWDTVRRLVADGVTVLLTTQYLEEADQLADRITVFNHGTVVAEGRPDELKRMTGGQTLEVRAARREQVDTVAEIILGLTGQLPARDEDTGRLTVPVQDPELLSALVHKLDAAEVAFDELGLRLPTMDEAFLAITSPGGVRATLTGEKLR, encoded by the coding sequence ATGCCGCTCGCGATCGAGGCCGAGGGACTGGCCAAACGGTACCGGGAGACGACAGCTCTGCGGGATGTCGACCTCGCCGTGCCCGCCGGTACCGTACACGGCGTCCTCGGCCCCAACGGAGCCGGGAAGACGACCGCCGTACGCATTCTCGCGACCCTGCTGACCCCGGACGCGGGCCGCGCCGTGGTCGGCGGGTACGACGTGGTCCGCGACCCGGTCGGGGTGCGCGGCATCATCGGCCTGACCGGTCAGTACGCGGCGCTCGACGAGGAGCTCAGCGCGGTCGAGAACCTCACGCTCATCGGCCGGCTGCTGCGGTTGCCGGCCGCCGATGCCCGCGTCAGGGCCCGGGAGCTGCTGGCCGACTTCGGCCTCGCAGAGGCCGAGTCGCGTCCGGTCAAGACCTACTCGGGCGGCATGCGGCGCCGTGCCGACCTCGCGGCGAGCCTGGTCGGCCGGCCCTCCGTGCTCTACCTGGACGAGCCGACCACCGGCCTCGACCCGCACAGCCGCAACGAGGTGTGGGACACGGTGCGCAGACTCGTCGCCGACGGGGTCACCGTACTGCTCACCACGCAGTACCTGGAGGAGGCAGACCAACTCGCCGACCGCATAACCGTGTTCAACCACGGAACGGTCGTCGCCGAGGGACGTCCGGACGAGCTCAAGAGGATGACCGGCGGACAGACCCTGGAGGTCCGGGCCGCCCGCCGCGAGCAGGTGGACACCGTCGCCGAGATCATCCTCGGCCTCACCGGGCAGCTGCCGGCCCGGGACGAGGACACCGGCCGGCTCACCGTGCCGGTCCAGGACCCGGAGCTCCTCTCCGCCCTGGTCCACAAGCTCGACGCGGCCGAGGTGGCCTTCGACGAACTCGGCCTGCGGCTGCCCACCATGGACGAGGCGTTCCTCGCGATCACCAGCCCGGGCGGCGTACGGGCCACCCTCACGGGAGAGAAGCTGCGATGA
- a CDS encoding class II 3-deoxy-7-phosphoheptulonate synthase, producing the protein MTITSLPSTTATPAGPAAGPGSRAPGSWTPGSWRALPAAQQPDWPDTEALQRVENALALQPPLVLPDEIMGLRGALAGVAAGRGFLLQAGDCAERFTSCTEAGVRSKLRVILQVAVLLTYGSGLPVVKVGRIAGQFGKPRSSPTEVADGLELPTYRGDIVNAPEFTAEARRPDPDRMLRAYHHSSAALNVLRALTLGGYADLGQAHGWNQEFVRRSAAGRRYERAADDVGWALRFMSACGVDTRAQAALHQIQLYTSHEALLPHYEQALTRYDEHRRTWFDTSAHMLWIGDRTRRPDGAHVELLSGVGNPVGVKVGPGTTPAGLRELCERLDPAREPGRLVLITRLGVGRAAELLPSLLHAVRSTGHNPVWACDPMHGNTFVSESGYKTRRLGDITAEIGEFFAVHREEGTHPGGIHLELTGDDVTECLGGDLEEIVDRHLGTRYETACDPRLNAVQSIELAFGVADLLRAQYSA; encoded by the coding sequence ATGACCATCACCAGCCTGCCGTCGACCACTGCGACCCCCGCGGGGCCGGCCGCCGGTCCCGGGTCCCGGGCCCCCGGTTCCTGGACACCGGGATCCTGGCGCGCCCTGCCCGCCGCACAGCAGCCCGACTGGCCCGACACCGAGGCCCTGCAGCGGGTGGAGAACGCCCTGGCCCTCCAGCCTCCGCTGGTCCTGCCCGACGAGATCATGGGACTGCGCGGCGCCCTCGCCGGTGTGGCGGCCGGCCGGGGCTTCCTGCTCCAGGCCGGTGACTGCGCCGAGCGGTTCACCTCCTGCACCGAGGCCGGCGTCCGCAGCAAGCTCCGCGTGATCCTTCAGGTCGCCGTCCTGCTCACGTACGGATCGGGCCTGCCAGTGGTGAAGGTCGGCCGGATCGCCGGCCAGTTCGGCAAACCGCGCAGCAGCCCGACCGAGGTGGCCGACGGCCTCGAACTCCCCACGTACCGGGGCGACATCGTCAACGCCCCGGAGTTCACCGCCGAGGCCCGCCGCCCCGACCCGGACCGGATGCTGCGCGCGTACCACCACTCCTCCGCGGCCCTCAACGTCCTGCGGGCCCTCACCCTCGGGGGCTACGCCGATCTCGGCCAGGCCCACGGCTGGAACCAGGAGTTCGTCCGGCGCAGCGCGGCCGGCCGCCGCTACGAGAGGGCCGCGGACGACGTCGGCTGGGCGCTGCGCTTCATGTCGGCGTGCGGTGTGGACACCCGCGCCCAGGCAGCGCTCCACCAGATCCAGCTCTACACCTCGCACGAGGCGCTGCTCCCGCACTACGAGCAGGCGCTGACCCGCTACGACGAGCACCGCCGCACCTGGTTCGACACCAGTGCCCACATGCTCTGGATCGGCGACCGCACCCGTCGTCCCGACGGCGCCCACGTCGAGCTGCTCTCCGGTGTTGGCAATCCGGTCGGCGTCAAGGTCGGCCCCGGCACCACCCCGGCCGGTCTGCGCGAACTGTGCGAACGCCTGGACCCGGCTCGTGAGCCCGGCAGGCTGGTCCTGATCACCCGGCTCGGCGTCGGCAGAGCCGCCGAGCTGCTGCCGTCGTTGCTGCACGCGGTCCGCTCCACCGGTCACAACCCGGTGTGGGCCTGCGACCCCATGCACGGGAACACGTTCGTCTCCGAGAGCGGCTACAAGACCCGCCGGCTCGGCGACATCACCGCCGAGATCGGCGAGTTCTTCGCCGTACACCGGGAAGAGGGCACCCACCCCGGCGGAATCCATCTCGAACTCACCGGTGACGACGTCACGGAATGCCTCGGCGGAGATCTGGAAGAGATCGTCGACCGCCACCTCGGCACCCGCTACGAAACCGCCTGCGACCCACGCCTCAACGCCGTCCAGTCCATCGAACTGGCCTTCGGCGTCGCCGATCTGCTCAGGGCCCAGTACTCCGCCTGA
- the trpC gene encoding indole-3-glycerol phosphate synthase TrpC — MTTAPPTGILATLVDEARLQTERRRAVRPPAELAARAAAAPAPRDFIAALRAPGLGVIAELKPRSPSKGPLTQDYRPAELARAYAAGGAAALSVLTHEAGFGGTPEHLAAARAEVDIPVLRKDFVVDEYQITEARAFGADALLLIVAALPAARLAELVVATRELGMEPLVEVRDEVEVDIALAAGATAIGVNHRDLRDFRIDRTLSARLRERIGADRTGTGPVMVGESGVRGADDARALERAGVNAVLVGELLMRAEHPGAVIKELIG; from the coding sequence GTGACAACCGCACCACCGACCGGCATCCTCGCCACCCTGGTGGACGAGGCCCGGCTGCAGACCGAGCGCCGCCGGGCCGTCCGTCCGCCGGCCGAACTCGCCGCCCGGGCAGCCGCCGCACCGGCACCCCGGGATTTCATCGCGGCGCTGCGCGCCCCGGGGCTCGGCGTCATCGCGGAGCTGAAGCCCCGCAGCCCTTCCAAGGGCCCGCTCACCCAGGACTACCGGCCGGCCGAACTGGCCCGCGCCTATGCCGCCGGCGGGGCCGCGGCCCTCTCCGTCCTCACCCACGAGGCCGGATTCGGCGGCACCCCCGAACACCTGGCCGCCGCACGCGCCGAGGTGGACATCCCAGTCCTGCGCAAGGACTTCGTCGTCGACGAGTACCAGATCACGGAGGCCCGCGCGTTCGGCGCGGACGCGCTGCTGCTCATCGTCGCCGCGCTGCCGGCCGCCCGGCTGGCCGAACTCGTCGTGGCCACCCGGGAGCTGGGCATGGAGCCGCTGGTCGAGGTGCGCGACGAGGTCGAGGTGGACATCGCGCTCGCCGCCGGTGCCACCGCCATCGGCGTCAACCACCGTGACCTGCGGGACTTCCGGATCGACCGGACGCTGTCGGCCCGGCTGCGCGAGCGGATCGGAGCCGACCGGACCGGAACGGGACCGGTCATGGTCGGCGAGAGCGGTGTACGCGGGGCGGACGACGCCCGCGCACTCGAACGGGCCGGAGTGAACGCCGTCCTCGTGGGCGAACTCCTCATGCGAGCCGAGCACCCCGGTGCCGTGATCAAGGAGCTGATCGGATGA
- the trpD gene encoding anthranilate phosphoribosyltransferase — translation MIELLKTITRRPLTEPEAAAAMRTIMRGEATGSQIAGFALAVTVRGTSVDDLTGMARAAQEFATPVPFDGDVLDTCGTGGDGLNTFNISTASAIVAAACGARVAKHGNRSASSACGSADVLEELGVRIDLGPRAAAACLAATGITFLFAPEFHPAFRYTAAPRRELGARTVFNLLGPLCHPSGARLRTLGVPSADLVEPMAEVLARLGARRAMVFHSEDGMDELSTGAPARVVELLPDGSRDAYRFDPARLGLRPYTPADLAGGDRTVNAAIIRRVLAGEPGPAREAVLLNAAAALRVAGTADSWPAALGLVARALDRGDAEALLARWATVSRQLAGAELEVSA, via the coding sequence TTGATTGAGCTGCTGAAGACCATCACCAGGCGCCCGCTCACCGAGCCGGAGGCCGCCGCCGCCATGCGTACGATCATGCGCGGCGAGGCCACCGGCTCCCAGATCGCGGGCTTCGCCCTGGCCGTCACCGTGCGCGGTACCTCGGTGGACGACCTGACCGGGATGGCCCGCGCCGCCCAGGAGTTCGCGACGCCCGTGCCGTTCGACGGCGACGTGCTGGACACCTGCGGCACCGGCGGCGACGGCCTGAACACCTTCAACATCTCCACCGCGTCCGCGATCGTTGCCGCCGCCTGCGGCGCCCGGGTCGCCAAGCACGGCAACCGCAGCGCCTCCTCGGCCTGCGGCAGCGCCGACGTCCTGGAGGAGCTCGGGGTCCGGATCGATCTCGGGCCCCGGGCGGCCGCCGCCTGCCTGGCCGCCACCGGCATCACCTTCCTGTTCGCGCCCGAGTTCCACCCGGCCTTCCGGTACACCGCCGCCCCGCGCCGCGAACTCGGCGCCCGCACCGTCTTCAACCTGCTGGGCCCGCTCTGCCACCCCTCCGGAGCCCGGCTGCGCACTCTCGGCGTCCCCAGCGCCGACCTGGTCGAGCCGATGGCCGAAGTGCTGGCCCGGCTCGGCGCCCGGCGCGCCATGGTGTTCCACAGCGAGGACGGCATGGACGAACTCAGCACCGGGGCACCCGCCCGGGTGGTCGAGCTGCTGCCCGACGGCAGCCGCGACGCGTACCGCTTCGACCCCGCACGGCTGGGCCTGCGCCCGTACACCCCCGCCGACCTGGCCGGCGGCGACCGCACCGTCAACGCGGCCATCATCCGTCGCGTGCTGGCCGGCGAACCGGGCCCGGCCCGCGAAGCCGTGCTGCTCAACGCCGCCGCCGCACTGCGCGTCGCCGGCACGGCGGACAGCTGGCCCGCCGCCCTCGGCCTGGTGGCGCGGGCGCTCGACCGCGGCGACGCCGAAGCCCTGCTGGCCCGCTGGGCCACCGTCTCCCGGCAGCTCGCCGGGGCCGAACTGGAGGTGTCCGCGTGA
- a CDS encoding anthranilate synthase component II: MTTPPAAPRVAVIDNYDSFTYNLVHYLGEMGGAPHVFRNDATTLDELAAHDLLLISPGPGAPAEAGLSVEAVRALSGRLPILGVCLGHQAIAEAFGATVVRGTPVHGKTSPVHHDGSGVLAALPDPFTATRYHSLVVDPDSLPAVLTSTARTADGTLMGLRHREHPTFGVQFHPESVLTPEGKQLIANFLECHVD; encoded by the coding sequence ATGACGACCCCGCCCGCTGCGCCCCGCGTCGCGGTCATCGACAACTACGACTCGTTCACCTACAACCTGGTGCACTACCTCGGCGAGATGGGCGGCGCCCCGCACGTCTTCCGCAACGACGCCACCACCCTGGACGAGCTCGCCGCCCACGACCTCCTGCTCATCTCGCCCGGACCGGGCGCCCCCGCCGAAGCCGGCCTCTCCGTCGAGGCGGTCCGGGCGCTCAGCGGCCGGCTGCCCATCCTCGGGGTCTGCCTGGGCCACCAGGCCATCGCCGAGGCATTCGGCGCGACCGTCGTACGTGGCACCCCGGTGCACGGCAAGACCTCACCGGTCCACCACGACGGCAGCGGCGTCCTCGCGGCCCTGCCCGACCCTTTCACCGCCACCCGCTACCACTCGCTGGTGGTCGACCCGGACAGCCTCCCCGCCGTTCTCACCAGCACCGCCCGCACCGCCGACGGCACCCTCATGGGCCTGCGCCACCGCGAACACCCCACCTTCGGCGTGCAGTTCCACCCCGAATCGGTGCTCACCCCCGAAGGTAAGCAGCTGATCGCCAACTTCCTGGAGTGTCACGTTGATTGA
- a CDS encoding anthranilate synthase component I family protein, whose product MTEFTWRTPVSALTEAAVEATAAAPPATHPAAQPATVPDRATTAALGRTHEVVPLRQEFLTDTLTPVAAFALLCGSDEPGFLLESVPVSGGFARYSYVGHRPVPLDLPDGDPLAALEARLAASEAPVAGLPPFHGGVVGYLGYESVRHFEQLPVAAGPPPGLPESAFLAADDLIVFDHATQRVLLMTLHRPAAEEYEEAVERIEHMGRRLREPIPGPRFSGRPILPAGPAADPTAGWTANLTEEAFRSSVERAKEYIAAGDAFQIVLSRQLSRPLRAEPLDLYRHLRATNPSPYMYHLSLGAGRHVIGASPELLVKAEGRRVETRPLAGTRPRHPDPETDLDLEYELLADEKERAEHVMLVDLGRNDLGRVTETGSVTVDEIMRVERFSHVMHLSSTVSGRLAEGRTVLDALRSTFPAGTLSGAPKIRAMEIIAELEPQQRGVYGGALGFAGHDGLADFAIVLRTMVVADGQVHVQAGAGIVADSDPGAEFRETLHKAGAVITAVNRAEAHA is encoded by the coding sequence ATGACCGAATTCACTTGGAGGACACCTGTGTCGGCCCTCACCGAAGCCGCCGTCGAGGCGACAGCCGCGGCCCCGCCCGCGACTCATCCCGCGGCCCAGCCCGCGACCGTGCCCGACCGGGCCACCACCGCCGCACTGGGCCGGACCCACGAAGTCGTCCCGCTCCGCCAGGAGTTCCTGACCGACACCCTCACCCCGGTCGCCGCGTTCGCGCTGCTCTGCGGGTCCGACGAGCCCGGATTCCTGCTGGAGAGCGTGCCCGTCTCCGGCGGCTTCGCCCGCTACTCGTACGTCGGCCACCGCCCGGTCCCGCTGGACCTGCCCGACGGCGACCCGCTGGCCGCCCTCGAAGCCCGGCTCGCCGCCTCGGAGGCGCCCGTAGCAGGCCTGCCGCCCTTCCACGGCGGCGTCGTCGGCTACCTCGGATACGAATCCGTACGCCACTTCGAGCAGTTGCCCGTTGCCGCGGGACCGCCGCCCGGACTCCCCGAGTCCGCCTTCCTGGCCGCCGACGACCTGATCGTCTTCGACCACGCCACCCAGCGCGTGCTCCTGATGACCCTGCACCGGCCGGCCGCCGAGGAGTACGAGGAGGCCGTCGAGCGGATCGAGCACATGGGGCGGCGGCTGCGCGAGCCGATCCCGGGCCCCCGGTTCTCCGGCCGCCCGATCCTGCCGGCCGGTCCGGCCGCCGACCCCACGGCCGGCTGGACCGCGAACCTCACCGAGGAGGCCTTCCGCAGCAGTGTCGAACGGGCCAAGGAGTACATCGCGGCCGGCGACGCCTTCCAGATTGTGCTCTCGCGGCAGCTGAGCCGGCCACTGCGCGCCGAGCCGCTCGACCTCTACCGGCACCTGCGGGCCACCAACCCGTCGCCGTACATGTACCACCTGAGCCTGGGCGCCGGCCGGCACGTCATCGGGGCCTCGCCCGAGCTGCTCGTCAAGGCCGAGGGCCGCCGGGTGGAGACCCGGCCGCTGGCCGGCACCCGGCCCCGGCACCCGGACCCGGAGACCGACCTCGACCTGGAGTACGAGCTCCTCGCCGACGAAAAGGAGCGCGCCGAGCACGTCATGCTCGTCGACCTCGGCCGCAACGACCTTGGGCGGGTCACCGAGACCGGCAGCGTCACCGTCGACGAGATCATGCGCGTCGAGCGGTTCTCCCACGTGATGCACCTGTCGTCCACCGTCTCCGGCCGGCTCGCCGAAGGCCGCACCGTGCTGGACGCGCTGCGCTCCACCTTCCCCGCGGGCACCCTCTCCGGGGCCCCCAAGATCCGGGCGATGGAGATCATCGCCGAACTGGAGCCCCAGCAGCGCGGCGTCTACGGAGGCGCGCTCGGCTTCGCCGGCCACGACGGCCTCGCCGACTTCGCCATCGTGCTGCGCACCATGGTCGTCGCCGACGGGCAGGTCCATGTGCAGGCCGGAGCCGGCATCGTCGCCGACTCCGACCCCGGCGCCGAGTTCCGCGAGACCCTCCACAAGGCGGGCGCCGTGATCACCGCCGTCAATCGGGCGGAGGCCCACGCATGA
- the gntA gene encoding guanitoxin biosynthesis heme-dependent pre-guanitoxin N-hydroxylase GntA, producing the protein MKDPAHRRLAGWIMGEEFSCLAAKSAVRRKTLTLVQLGKMGSSDTTSDLHTAISEFVSEELSPHENFATLVAVFEEPNGLTEPEFDELMWQQLTDLHHLDLDRGFAWAPDVAEDPASPDFAFSLAGHPFFVVGMHEHASRISRRYDGPALAFNSNHQFRRLKQSGVYYGLQRRIRQREERLQHSINPNLTEFGEASDARQYSGSATDEQWRCPFQPRGGTASGS; encoded by the coding sequence ATGAAAGACCCGGCTCACCGCCGTCTGGCGGGCTGGATAATGGGCGAGGAATTCTCGTGCCTGGCGGCCAAATCGGCCGTACGCCGAAAGACTCTGACGCTCGTTCAACTGGGCAAGATGGGCAGCTCGGACACCACGTCGGACCTGCACACGGCGATTTCCGAATTCGTCTCCGAGGAATTGTCCCCGCACGAGAATTTCGCGACGCTCGTCGCCGTGTTCGAGGAACCGAACGGACTCACCGAGCCGGAATTCGACGAGTTGATGTGGCAGCAGCTCACCGACCTGCACCACCTCGACCTCGACCGGGGGTTCGCCTGGGCACCGGACGTCGCCGAGGACCCGGCCTCGCCGGACTTCGCGTTCAGTCTGGCCGGGCACCCGTTCTTCGTGGTCGGCATGCACGAGCACGCCTCCCGGATCTCCCGCCGCTACGACGGCCCCGCGCTCGCCTTCAACTCCAACCACCAGTTCCGGCGGTTGAAGCAGTCAGGCGTCTACTACGGCCTCCAGCGCCGTATCCGGCAGCGCGAAGAGCGGCTGCAGCACTCCATCAATCCCAACCTCACCGAGTTCGGCGAGGCGTCGGACGCCCGCCAGTACTCCGGCTCGGCAACCGACGAGCAATGGCGCTGCCCCTTCCAACCGCGGGGCGGCACGGCGTCCGGCTCCTGA
- a CDS encoding winged helix-turn-helix domain-containing protein has protein sequence MQRVHFSAQDLARTVVKVAERPLVETLFALDLLARQGGGEDYASWRQRTTGRLGRRSWSLLTLARTLRPVPDLLHMAENAANPKTGTERQNLVAMLEDFHKVALAPYWDRVSAALEADCTARGRTVLAGGIERLLSTVHPMVRWSGGVLEIPSHRSQDVVPGGAGLLLAPSLFLYDRPVLIPAAGRNRPPVLAYPVAGGTAEAVLAAPAAEQNAADALGPLVGRTRAAIMKSLTESCTTTELGRRIGISAASASQHTSVLRSAGLITTHRRLNTARHSLTPLGAALLDGFHHRDLARAHM, from the coding sequence ATGCAACGCGTGCATTTTTCCGCCCAGGACCTGGCGCGCACAGTCGTCAAGGTCGCCGAGCGCCCCCTCGTGGAGACGCTGTTCGCCCTTGACCTGCTGGCCCGTCAGGGCGGCGGCGAGGACTACGCGTCCTGGCGCCAGCGGACCACCGGCCGGCTCGGCCGGCGCTCCTGGTCCCTGCTGACGCTGGCCCGCACCCTGCGCCCCGTCCCCGACCTGCTGCACATGGCCGAGAACGCGGCGAACCCGAAGACCGGGACCGAGCGGCAGAACCTGGTCGCGATGCTGGAGGACTTCCACAAGGTGGCGCTCGCGCCCTACTGGGACCGGGTCTCGGCCGCCCTGGAGGCCGACTGCACCGCCCGCGGCCGCACCGTGCTGGCCGGCGGCATCGAAAGGCTGTTGTCCACCGTGCACCCGATGGTGCGGTGGAGCGGCGGTGTGCTGGAGATACCCAGCCACCGCTCGCAGGACGTCGTCCCGGGCGGGGCCGGCCTGTTACTGGCCCCGTCGCTCTTCCTGTACGACCGTCCCGTGCTGATCCCGGCGGCCGGCCGGAACCGGCCGCCGGTACTCGCGTACCCGGTCGCGGGCGGCACGGCCGAGGCCGTACTGGCCGCGCCCGCGGCCGAGCAGAACGCGGCCGACGCGCTCGGCCCGCTGGTCGGACGCACCCGGGCGGCCATCATGAAGAGCCTGACCGAGAGCTGCACCACCACCGAACTCGGCCGCCGCATCGGCATCTCGGCCGCCTCCGCCAGCCAGCACACCTCCGTGCTGCGCAGCGCCGGACTGATCACCACGCACCGGCGGCTCAACACCGCCCGCCACTCGCTCACCCCGCTCGGTGCCGCCCTCCTGGACGGCTTCCACCACCGGGACCTGGCGCGGGCGCACATGTAG
- a CDS encoding ATP-binding cassette domain-containing protein has translation MTANETPEGCRSRDISPYALEMDAVSMSYGPLPVLSEVTIGLVRGGVTAVIGLPGSGKSTLLACATGRQTPTSGWVGRHDRIVTPDPVEWERLPAADRDRPELLVADDLEEAQHLYSAMDLEDEARTVLVTTSAAAVAAAADVVLFLVDGRLADVMCDAPADGIAARLAQLTDRG, from the coding sequence ATGACTGCCAATGAGACCCCGGAGGGTTGTCGCTCACGGGATATCTCGCCCTACGCCCTGGAAATGGACGCCGTCTCGATGTCGTACGGACCGCTGCCCGTCCTGAGCGAGGTGACGATCGGGCTGGTACGCGGCGGGGTGACCGCCGTGATCGGCCTGCCGGGATCGGGGAAGAGCACCCTGCTGGCCTGCGCCACCGGACGCCAGACACCCACCTCGGGCTGGGTGGGCAGGCACGACCGGATCGTGACGCCCGACCCGGTGGAGTGGGAGCGGCTGCCCGCCGCCGACCGGGACCGGCCCGAACTGCTGGTCGCCGACGACCTGGAGGAAGCGCAGCACCTGTACTCGGCGATGGACCTTGAGGACGAGGCCCGGACCGTACTCGTGACGACGTCGGCGGCGGCCGTTGCGGCCGCCGCCGACGTGGTGCTGTTCCTGGTGGACGGCCGGCTCGCCGACGTCATGTGCGACGCCCCCGCCGACGGGATCGCCGCCCGTCTGGCACAGCTCACCGACCGCGGCTGA